The following coding sequences are from one Mytilus trossulus isolate FHL-02 chromosome 8, PNRI_Mtr1.1.1.hap1, whole genome shotgun sequence window:
- the LOC134727463 gene encoding uncharacterized protein LOC134727463, translating to MLFLILLFLSPADGFNYEAGYDHHYTYSSTSDTLGMHNVTTVLKFRIRKINETDTGIKFHQLSVDSFVQHAQNGEYADNPFKWDLTKSFLFEMEPDGLVHFIHYHKEDKDEMVTLKKALVGTMSAKFQRSDHETWVYSSRERDHGGYLDHKYEGKKTDTGYTLTREHTSSKTVLRTHTKMMHIDHSDNIKEIKAFDNITMNGDAPATQRSLGTPLPVDRDIKVYSSGGNIIIFQVSQPQLKQEYI from the exons ATGTTGTTTCTCATACTGTTATTTTTGAGTCCCGCGGATGGTTTTAATTATGAAGCAGGATACGATCATCATTATACTTATTCGTCAACATCAGATACACTTGGGATGCACAATGTCACCACGGTACTAAAG TTCCGAATACGGAAGATCAATGAAACCGATACTGGTATAAAATTCCATCAGTTATCAGTAGACAGTTTTGTTCAACATGCACAGAATGGTGAAT ATGCTGACAATCCGTTCAAATGGGATCTTACTAAGAG tttcTTATTTGAAATGGAACCTGATGGTTTGgttcattttattcattacCACAAAGAAGACAAAGACGAAATGGTCACCTTAAAGAAAGCTTTGGTTGGAACAATGTCAGCTAAATTTCAA AGAAGCGATCACGAGACATGGGTGTATTCATCAAGAGAAAGAGATCATGGCG GCTATCTTGACCATAAGTATGAAGGGAAGAAGACAGATACTGGATACACTCTGACACGTGAACATACTAGTTCCAAAACTGTTCTCAGAACACATACTAAA ATGATGCATATTGACCATTCTGATAATATCAAGGAAATAAAAGCTTTTGATAATATTACTATGAATGGTGATGCTCCAGCTACACAGCGCAGTCTCGG CACACCTTTGCCAGTAGACAGAGATATAAAAGTTTATTCTTCAGGAGGTAatataatt atTTTCCAGGTATCTCAGCCACAGCTGAAACAAGAATACATCTAA